A region of the Lycium barbarum isolate Lr01 chromosome 1, ASM1917538v2, whole genome shotgun sequence genome:
tgagttgtcacaagaaaagaatggagataaaaacaaaagcaagagtgaaaagaatgagagtgaaggcagagatgttagaacaaaaagtgttttgttacaagaattgagagaatcaaaagagagcttaagtgagaatggttcttgtttatcttctaacctccttactctttgtctttctagtgtttttgaatctacattgcaggtttcggaacaagcgcccatgcggtctttagaacagcaaagaaaagagataaagaccttatgttgccaagaagattctgcaaaattttcaagtgctacatcacatgtagaccaaggtagaggatcctttaaggaagcaacttgtggtaaaatggctaaacctaatacttcatgtgctttaaaagccattgaatgtgaaggaattgtaggtaagagttgtgataattcaatttttgaatctgttgtttcatcacctatggatgagagttattctccttgtttaggtcattctttatttgactctagtgatgcagttgttgatgagaactcattcatgtctaatgtgcactatgctagtaatcttttagttgtagcaatggaaggggatatgactaatctcattagtcaaggttttaaattgtgtgataacccattgtgggatgataataaagatgagtttgcagtttatttttgtccactttgggataccaatgaaggaagaaaagatggtgaaattcccaatgaagataatgagacacatgaagcttttggtgtcttagatattaaggaagttgagctaaatgcaggatatagtcactcaagtgtggaaaaggataagtgctcacacattgctaatttcacaatatctttatcttgtttcgtcgatccttttttgcaggtttattccaagccacttcttgaggaaattacttttggtccatatcttgattatggtatatctaatggtgaggttaaattatttagcaagagaaaatatggtatgttttccttgtattcatacgcttttggtctagctaatgaccctctgcaatttaaagagcttatgaattgtgtttttagtgcttgtgttggtgattacattttcctgttagctgatgttatacttggacttttaaaaggagtgtttgtgcataaaaataataagtggattaaatggttgcatggtcactaccttgtgttactcataccaagtggttgttgtgtttttctacttattgtgattatcatgttggttgcaggaaaatatcaagattcaaggacgagaataatctttaagagaggaagaatgatagcaaccatgaaGGCGCAAAtgcattaaatagaaaataaggtcaccaccaagattcgagacgaatcttctttaagagggggagaatgatagcatccatggtagctcagaattattgaaggacgtggatgaagatatggaagttccaagaagacccatgacaagatctcaaacgaggaaattgcaagacaagcttaatgggctgcaatcaacaattcaaaagtgtgttgtgatggaagaagagctccagcccaattcaaaatttttcctcaagtcttacacttatttggaggcccaaattaaagtccaaagtgagatgaaatgaggcccaaatcagccccaaaagaagaagtttccagcagcccaaattggcccaaattagtttctagaataaataattaattgttgttttaatctatgttgacttgcattggtccaagtgtgggtagtcttctaggttgttttaatctatgttgactacattggtcctagtgtgggaagtcttctatgtttctagggaagataattcccatttatttctatttggactagttccttcctttacaactatatataggggtgattgtcatccattgtaaatcagattttgaagaatatattatattgagagttcttttgaacctttgtggcattactttaggatttatctttcaacctaactagttcctagttcaaggtagtaagataatttcttccttgatatctttgatttctttttggtattctttcgaaggcggttagttctaaatactaattgttgtcttaagttactcacaaagcggtcaggatcctaatctactgtttttgatttgttagctcaagtaaaggcgttagatttcttcctataaatctatacgttgttacttggatcttgtcaagactttagaactaacgttcttggaaattcgtggattgttccttcgaatttcccatatcttttattttctagtttttagattcttttctatatttgcttccgcacttcttatattttaattataaatttgggatctccctaacctcgttattATCACATTTCACATAgcagctccccagatcagacccgagaccAATCGGCTACAGGTACATGAGTTTCTTGgcattttctatgtatgtgtaacgAAGTAGAGTACTATTTAATGACGGCAaacggaaatttaaaaagggccagAGACCCAGTGGTTATGATGAGTAATGGCGACTGGGATGTCTCTTccaccagtgtgaatctagaaaaccCCGGATAAAAGATAATCCTGTGTACAGATGAGAGTGAATGTTGAGGATTCAGAAGGgaaatatggtaattgtatggcctAGACATATTACTACCACAATGACATTACTCGAGCACTAACCATCAGGTTAGATGTTGTACGAGATATCGAGAGTTCTtgtcgcctcgtgattgtgttaggaCTTCATACAGGGATAATCTAAGTTACAAGTGATATAAAGGAGGACGTGGATATGGTACAGTGTACGAAAAGAATTATATGAGTTAAAGAATTTAAACGGAGACATACAAAGGAATATAAATAGGTAATGCTATGGGAACATCCTAAAGGGGGAAGCGGATAAGAGAAATGCGAGGGTAAGATGGAATCGACTGACATTACAGCAGGCGGGTTGTGAACACTTAATTTTCCAACGAAATCCCATGCGGAAATCAGTTAGCGAAATCCGAAAACCGACAACAAACGGATAGGAGCTAAGACGATATTTAAGGTAGTGCTGAggattattggtaaagaccttgaTTAATAGGATATCAAGAAGTGGGTGCTTGAAAAGAGAAAGGGGGatttaagaatggaaccgatccGCGTATATAAAGAATACTTTACGAACCTTAGGGCTAATGCTATAAgcaataagagaagaaagttgttacacctcggaaatttctccgtacttgtatgatgagtggaatgatgaaaagttgagtgtatgatgttttattaagtcgggaatggctaattaagaatttttggaaaataagaaagtcgcgaaaaattttctgtccagtggtcgtatatggcactatacggcccgtaaagtgatttacggaccgtatagtggaatcgttcttcagcttgccaaaaatctcaagttctgcccagtgatgatatggttaaatacgacccagtttacggcccgtaaactggtttacggtccgtaaaccaggtcgtaaactgccatgtccatcagccaaaactttttgtctttgaaatggttaaatacgacttggaggacggcccgtaaactggtttacgggtaaaccaggtcgtaaactgccatgtccatcagccaaaactttctgtctttgaaatggttaaatacgacttggaggacggcccgtaaactggtttacggaccgtaaacctcagtcgtaaattaccataatccccagccaaactttctgtttctgggatgattaaaaacgaccatggaggacagaccgtaaaccacaatacggtccgtaaactgcaatttacgaccactgttcatcccgacaatttttcattaaagaccagattttgaattattaaaagagaACTTAAGCCTCAATTCACGTCATTTCCTTCCacataactcaagaacattctagaactctccaaatatttcctccacaagaattcaagagaatcaaaggagatatcaagattatcaacaccaaattcataaaaataagtgtaagaacacatcaaaggatcatctaagtccagaaatcccacaaagggtggaactagggttttggttaattgaagtatttccacttaaggattgttcaaccatcatccaaggtaagtttcatgattattccatgttgtttgaagtattggaaagcttagacacttgaaatgtagaagaacatagaaatgggttaataatgagtgaatagtgacataaatgaatgatagtggaattgaactatgaatattgaagtgttgtgagtacaaatacgttataaatgatgattatatcatgaaacaagcattaaatgcatgaaaacgcaaggatgagctagaagtagaaataagggagaattggaggaaaatggtggattttgccaaatgtatgtatttgacgattgttgattatgatattgcgaataatactatgaatattgggagttgatatagaacgtgagaaaagtggtatgagcgaaggaagcgttttccgacttctcctagaattagcgacacgttctgatagtcagttactaatgttgatacgaattctcttatgaaggtaacgacgtgatatcgacggagaacaagtgagcaatatcttagctaagcgaccaaggtatgtgaggctagtccttctttctaatggcatgaatcttttagcttgaatccctattcctttcatgaattcttacattctaagaagttaaaagcttatgcctatgaatgtctatatgagataagttattcGAAATGATGatactagaatgatgatgatgttattccttgcctacactcaccttatgtactagtcctttcaaggtgaggcagaatgtccatgatggttccataatgtaatcgggggatcacgaccttacgtcaccccgatagagtaaagttgatcatgattcttatatacgcattatgataagataagtattttatgataagcatattactatgagcattttcataagcatgtcatgattgcattcacaccgggcctagttggccgggcagacaccgcttcggcgggcggcgatacggatacatcacgacctacgggcgtgggcagacaccactagtgggcggcatgagatggtaccccgaacgcgggctaatattattgattatcacactgttctgacatggacgggcagcttgcatatgatgcatacatgttatgatgatgagtaagacagca
Encoded here:
- the LOC132640913 gene encoding uncharacterized protein LOC132640913, coding for MSFTIARIYDYEGLAKCGSNHVVLPRLCMCASKETYLQWEYYMEHIFACNNFWEMEKLEFATRALSLKLRKIVDDYRNPHWVKFNRLLLTWSDLKEELRRIHSITLSQDEANSKSPIRSNKMVKYVIFQEEESSCEQKSDSSSCVTSLTLTEVPKPPKKREDERIKELSEKENYKEERYKIGWSKGVQNGNSREEKGKFQLRKASELSQEKNGDKNKSKSEKNESEGRDVRTKSVLLQELRESKESLSENGSCLSSNLLTLCLSSVFESTLQVSEQAPMRSLEQQRKEIKTLCCQEDSAKFSSATSHVDQGRGSFKEATCGKMAKPNTSCALKAIECEGIVGKSCDNSIFESVVSSPMDESYSPCLGHSLFDSSDAVVDENSFMSNVHYASNLLVVAMEGDMTNLISQGFKLCDNPLWDDNKDEFAVYFCPLWDTNEGRKDGEIPNEDNETHEAFGVLDIKEVELNAGYSHSSVEKDKCSHIANFTISLSCFVDPFLQVYSKPLLEEITFGPYLDYGISNGKYQDSRTRIIFKRGRMIATMKAQMH